One Thermodesulfobacteriota bacterium DNA window includes the following coding sequences:
- the rimO gene encoding 30S ribosomal protein S12 methylthiotransferase RimO, which yields MKISIVSLGCSKNLVDSEIMTGALKSAGHELSTEENAEVIIVNTCGFIGDAKRESVETILELSKRKEEGSCRKLIVTGCLVERYSKELSRELPEVDAFWGTGNLLRINEALNEIQPEKIHRNPPGTLYDPDTPRVLLTPAHYAYVKVSEGCSRTCSFCIIPKMRGTMKSRQVESIAGEVSRLAGQGVREINLIAQDMTSYGRDIGTNLEEMLMALAGIEGVKWIRIHYCYPWGLTDSLIGLIADEEKILPYIDMPLQHISDRILGLMDRKTPAKRIRDIIHRLKSRVGNLTLRTTFIVGFPGETEEEFEELLEFVAETGFDRAGAFKYSREEGTPAGAMTGQIPEDVKEERYERLMQVQSEVSLRRNESHIGTIHEGFIEGRENGNYIARIASQAPEVDGLTYVKRTKPLDTGDLVRIKITGADIYDLHGEVVPE from the coding sequence ATGAAGATATCGATCGTAAGCCTCGGCTGCTCGAAAAACCTTGTAGACAGCGAGATAATGACTGGTGCGCTCAAAAGCGCGGGACACGAGCTCTCTACCGAAGAGAACGCCGAAGTGATAATCGTAAACACGTGCGGGTTCATAGGCGACGCGAAGAGGGAATCAGTCGAGACGATACTCGAGTTATCGAAGAGGAAGGAAGAGGGGAGCTGCCGCAAGTTAATAGTAACCGGATGCCTCGTGGAGAGGTATTCAAAAGAGCTCAGCCGCGAGCTGCCTGAAGTGGACGCGTTCTGGGGAACGGGGAACCTGCTCAGGATCAACGAGGCACTAAACGAAATCCAGCCTGAAAAGATACACAGGAACCCTCCCGGGACTCTCTACGACCCCGACACTCCGAGGGTGCTCCTCACGCCGGCCCACTATGCGTACGTCAAAGTGTCCGAAGGCTGCTCTAGGACGTGCTCCTTCTGCATTATCCCCAAAATGAGGGGCACGATGAAAAGCAGACAGGTCGAATCTATTGCCGGAGAAGTCAGTCGGTTGGCCGGTCAAGGGGTCAGGGAGATAAACCTCATAGCGCAGGACATGACGAGCTATGGCAGAGACATAGGTACCAATCTCGAGGAGATGCTGATGGCGCTCGCGGGAATCGAAGGCGTGAAATGGATCAGGATCCATTACTGCTACCCGTGGGGGCTCACGGACTCCCTCATAGGCCTCATCGCGGACGAGGAAAAAATACTACCTTACATAGACATGCCGCTCCAGCACATAAGCGACCGTATACTGGGCCTCATGGACAGGAAGACCCCCGCCAAAAGGATAAGGGACATCATTCACAGGCTGAAGAGCCGCGTCGGCAATCTGACGCTCCGCACGACGTTCATAGTAGGGTTCCCCGGGGAAACGGAAGAAGAGTTCGAAGAGCTCCTTGAATTCGTCGCGGAGACGGGCTTCGACAGGGCGGGCGCGTTCAAATACTCGCGGGAGGAAGGAACACCGGCGGGCGCAATGACAGGTCAGATACCGGAGGATGTAAAAGAAGAAAGGTACGAGAGACTGATGCAGGTCCAGTCGGAAGTGTCGCTCAGAAGGAACGAATCGCACATCGGCACGATTCACGAGGGTTTTATCGAAGGGAGAGAGAACGGGAATTACATTGCCAGGATCGCCTCGCAGGCCCCCGAGGTGGACGGATTGACCTACGTTAAACGAACCAAGCCGCTCGATACGGGCGACCTCGTCAGGATAAAAATCACCGGCGCGGATATTTACGACCTTCACGGGGAAGTCGTTCCCGAATAA
- the cofH gene encoding 5-amino-6-(D-ribitylamino)uracil--L-tyrosine 4-hydroxyphenyl transferase CofH, with the protein MEHIKDAVKRIEENRSLGLDGILRKVNGTTGRILNKSLSGGEISVGEAEELFNITDPDELSALAITADEIRKKDVGDVVTYVVNRNINFTNICNTYCGFCNFMAPEGDERAYFLSMDEIADKVREAWEIGATEVCMQGGMHPDIDGNFYIELIKAVKRAVPEMHTHAFSPFEIYYGAETLGISEEDFIDKLKDAGHNTFPGTAAEILVEEVRKIIAPRKMPTEAWIRIVKKAHRAGMRTTSTIMYGHVDKPHHWAEHIGILRDIQKETGGFTEFVPLRFIPWNTRLYRHSKGKVQEGPGDLNQLKMYGVSRLMLRGWINNIQVSWVKQGPEFAQFSLTAGANDFGGTLMEEQISRSAGASYGQYFPPEEFRRLTWEIGRIPAERTTTYGIRQMFSRSESGQ; encoded by the coding sequence ATGGAGCATATTAAAGACGCAGTCAAACGCATAGAAGAGAACAGGAGCCTCGGGCTCGACGGCATTTTGCGCAAGGTTAATGGCACGACCGGCAGGATACTCAATAAATCTCTCTCGGGCGGCGAGATTTCCGTCGGAGAAGCCGAAGAGCTCTTCAATATAACCGACCCTGACGAGCTGTCGGCCCTGGCTATAACCGCGGACGAGATAAGGAAAAAGGACGTCGGAGACGTCGTGACTTACGTCGTCAACAGGAACATCAACTTCACGAACATCTGCAACACGTACTGCGGCTTCTGCAATTTTATGGCGCCCGAGGGCGACGAGAGGGCTTACTTCCTGTCCATGGACGAGATCGCGGACAAGGTCAGGGAGGCGTGGGAGATAGGGGCCACTGAGGTATGCATGCAGGGCGGCATGCATCCCGACATCGACGGGAATTTCTATATAGAGCTTATAAAGGCCGTTAAGAGGGCCGTGCCCGAGATGCACACGCACGCCTTCTCCCCGTTCGAGATCTATTACGGCGCCGAGACTCTCGGCATAAGCGAAGAGGATTTCATAGACAAATTAAAAGACGCCGGACACAACACTTTCCCCGGCACAGCGGCCGAGATACTCGTCGAAGAGGTGAGGAAGATAATCGCGCCGAGGAAGATGCCCACAGAAGCCTGGATAAGGATAGTGAAGAAGGCGCACAGGGCCGGCATGAGGACGACCTCGACCATAATGTACGGCCATGTGGACAAGCCCCACCACTGGGCCGAGCACATAGGCATACTGCGGGACATACAGAAAGAGACGGGCGGGTTTACGGAGTTCGTGCCGCTCAGGTTCATACCCTGGAACACGCGTCTCTACAGGCACTCCAAGGGCAAGGTGCAGGAGGGCCCCGGAGACCTCAACCAGCTCAAGATGTACGGCGTCTCGAGGCTCATGCTCAGGGGATGGATAAACAACATACAGGTCTCCTGGGTTAAGCAGGGCCCCGAGTTCGCGCAGTTTTCGCTCACGGCGGGGGCGAACGACTTCGGAGGCACACTCATGGAGGAGCAGATTTCCCGCTCGGCGGGCGCGAGCTATGGGCAGTACTTCCCGCCCGAGGAGTTCAGGCGCCTCACGTGGGAGATAGGCAGGATTCCCGCCGAGAGGACGACTACCTATGGAATAAGGCAGATGTTTTCCCGCAGTGAATCCGGGCAGTGA
- the cofG gene encoding 7,8-didemethyl-8-hydroxy-5-deazariboflavin synthase CofG, with amino-acid sequence MTGNLSIAAGTAPGELGEILARAEGGESLSRDDAVSLSKLGREEIPFLLTTASKLRDRGKGKTLTFSRNVFVPLTQLCRNRCGYCTFKYEPGEGPLFLTPEEVIDMARKGAELGCTELLFVTGDKPELMYPVYREALGRLGYKSTAEYLIAMGEAGLRERIFPHTNLGLATRDELLAFRESNPSMGLMLENISPRLLKKGQAHHGCPDKVPRHRMKTMELAGELGIPWTSGILVGIGETWEERIDSLYVLKELSDAFGHIQELIIQNFSPKQGIIMEKYPPPDFIDMLKIVAIARLVFGEVMNIQIPPNLNPDTYPLFVDAGVNDLGGVSPITIDYVNPEAPWPKLDMMKNVVEEMGFTLRERLPVYPEFIDDKYIDDDLLKLVRGAVDEQGYVPSEEASDGAY; translated from the coding sequence ATGACGGGCAACCTATCGATTGCGGCCGGAACGGCTCCAGGCGAGCTCGGGGAAATACTCGCCAGGGCCGAGGGCGGCGAGTCCCTTAGCCGGGATGACGCGGTTTCGCTTTCTAAACTGGGAAGGGAAGAAATACCCTTCCTCCTCACGACCGCGTCGAAACTGAGAGACAGGGGCAAAGGTAAGACGCTCACGTTTTCGAGAAACGTGTTCGTCCCACTCACTCAGCTCTGCCGTAACCGCTGCGGATACTGCACGTTCAAATACGAGCCCGGCGAGGGCCCTCTTTTCCTCACGCCTGAAGAGGTCATAGACATGGCTAGAAAAGGGGCGGAGCTCGGCTGCACAGAGCTCCTCTTCGTTACGGGAGACAAGCCCGAGCTCATGTACCCTGTGTACCGGGAGGCGCTCGGCAGGCTCGGATATAAGAGCACGGCCGAATACCTTATCGCCATGGGCGAGGCGGGTTTGAGGGAGCGCATATTCCCTCATACGAACCTGGGCCTGGCTACTAGGGACGAGCTCCTGGCATTCAGGGAATCTAACCCCAGCATGGGCCTCATGCTCGAGAACATCAGCCCGAGGCTCCTTAAGAAGGGCCAGGCGCATCACGGGTGCCCCGATAAAGTGCCCAGGCACAGGATGAAGACGATGGAGTTGGCAGGCGAGCTCGGCATACCCTGGACTTCGGGGATACTCGTCGGCATAGGAGAGACCTGGGAGGAGAGGATTGACTCCCTCTACGTATTAAAGGAGCTGAGCGACGCCTTCGGACATATCCAGGAATTGATAATCCAGAATTTCAGCCCCAAGCAGGGGATAATCATGGAGAAGTACCCGCCGCCCGATTTTATAGACATGCTCAAGATAGTGGCGATCGCGAGGCTCGTATTCGGGGAGGTAATGAACATACAGATACCGCCCAACCTCAATCCCGACACCTATCCTCTCTTCGTCGACGCCGGCGTGAACGACCTCGGGGGCGTGTCCCCTATCACGATAGACTATGTCAATCCGGAGGCCCCCTGGCCCAAGCTCGACATGATGAAAAACGTCGTAGAGGAAATGGGCTTTACTCTCAGGGAGAGACTCCCTGTTTACCCTGAATTCATAGACGATAAGTACATCGACGACGATCTGCTCAAGCTGGTAAGGGGTGCCGTGGACGAGCAGGGATACGTCCCTTCCGAGGAGGCATCCGATGGAGCATATTAA
- the cofD gene encoding 2-phospho-L-lactate transferase, producing the protein MITALGGGVGAAKFLEGLARVINGEPLSVIVNTGDDIVLHGLRVSPDVDTIIYRLSGLIDAGKGWGVRGDTFECLAALSRFGSETWFNIGDVDFATHIYRTQLRQKGFTPSQVTAELAKAFGITEGIRVLPMTDEDVETWIVTDDGEMHFQEYFVKRKMRPDVIEVVFKNIERAAPAPGVEESIRDARVVILCPSNPIISIGPILNVKGIGEALRASGARIIAISPLIGGVPLKGPADKLMRGLGLEVSSAGVARLYRDFLDIMVIDREDAREAERISGMGIKPVVLDTVMSDPDKAALLASAVLSEI; encoded by the coding sequence ATGATAACAGCACTTGGCGGAGGTGTCGGAGCCGCTAAATTCCTTGAGGGTCTCGCCCGCGTTATAAACGGCGAACCGCTGTCTGTGATCGTAAATACCGGCGACGACATAGTTTTGCATGGTCTCAGGGTCTCTCCGGACGTCGATACTATAATATACAGGCTCTCCGGCCTGATAGATGCCGGGAAGGGGTGGGGGGTGAGGGGCGATACGTTCGAATGCCTGGCCGCGCTTTCGAGATTCGGATCCGAGACCTGGTTCAATATAGGGGACGTCGACTTCGCCACGCACATTTACAGGACGCAGCTGAGGCAGAAGGGTTTCACGCCTTCGCAAGTCACGGCGGAGCTGGCAAAAGCTTTCGGCATAACTGAAGGCATACGAGTCCTCCCGATGACGGATGAGGACGTCGAGACATGGATAGTGACCGACGACGGGGAGATGCACTTTCAGGAATATTTCGTGAAGCGGAAGATGAGGCCCGATGTGATAGAGGTGGTTTTCAAAAATATCGAAAGAGCAGCGCCCGCCCCGGGCGTTGAGGAGTCGATAAGGGACGCCAGGGTCGTTATTCTTTGCCCCAGCAACCCCATCATAAGCATAGGCCCTATACTAAACGTAAAGGGCATCGGTGAAGCGCTCAGGGCCTCAGGCGCGAGGATTATCGCCATAAGCCCGCTTATAGGGGGGGTGCCGCTCAAAGGGCCTGCGGACAAGCTTATGAGGGGGCTAGGGCTCGAGGTGTCGTCGGCCGGCGTGGCTAGACTCTACCGGGACTTTCTCGACATCATGGTTATCGACAGGGAGGACGCCCGGGAGGCCGAGCGGATAAGCGGGATGGGGATCAAGCCCGTCGTGCTCGACACGGTGATGTCCGACCCTGACAAGGCGGCCCTCCTCGCCTCGGCCGTCCTCTCCGAGATTTAG
- a CDS encoding SurA N-terminal domain-containing protein: MSLNFIRNRHSWFIRGILILIAVAFIIGIGYNLSDFGAITDVPNRTAAKVNGEDVSIVNFYLMRDSLKRQFGGEGEIPAEYLDQINIIALNQLINLKLLAQKAKSLGFRVTDEELDNAIKSDPSFQIDGKFVGSDRYKQFVEQAFQQDIGEFENWYRERLLAAKFAGFLDETALITEENLLDVYERQNEKINLYYITFSGQDSAGSYTPGEEEIKLYYQSHKGDLKTAETRQIRYFTLSPETFEKNVTVTEDEISSYYNAYPEEFKTVDGKQVPLAEAKKDIESRLKAQKAEGLRQQFLSRLDNAGSESAGIDALAKEYSAETIKESGPFSLNDNPGDIPPMVTRQAFGTDKGKVAMIPVGTSIWVMEVVQITPPREKTFEEAKEEAAESIKREKSKDVARKKAEESLKKLKGVKDENLPAEAQKLGLELKETGFFSRSESVPQLNSRLLSSEAFELDPESGVPNRIYDDADKFYIISVKEVKSASPEDFNGAKDALMEQELQNQRSQVIQRMIQDLRRQAEIVPNTKIFPSQG; encoded by the coding sequence ATGAGTCTCAATTTCATCAGGAACAGGCACAGCTGGTTTATCAGAGGAATTTTGATACTTATCGCCGTCGCGTTCATCATAGGCATCGGATACAACCTGAGCGATTTCGGGGCAATCACAGACGTCCCGAACAGGACAGCCGCTAAGGTGAACGGGGAGGACGTAAGTATCGTCAATTTCTACCTGATGAGGGACAGCCTTAAAAGACAGTTCGGCGGCGAAGGCGAAATACCCGCGGAGTATCTCGACCAGATCAATATTATAGCCCTCAATCAGCTGATTAATCTCAAGCTCCTGGCTCAGAAGGCCAAGAGTCTAGGGTTCAGGGTAACGGATGAAGAGCTAGATAATGCAATCAAATCGGACCCGAGCTTCCAGATAGACGGGAAGTTCGTCGGAAGTGACAGGTATAAACAGTTCGTGGAGCAGGCGTTTCAGCAGGATATCGGGGAATTCGAGAATTGGTACAGGGAGAGGCTCCTGGCCGCGAAGTTCGCGGGATTCCTCGATGAGACCGCGCTCATTACGGAAGAAAACCTGCTGGACGTATACGAGAGGCAGAACGAAAAGATCAACCTTTATTACATCACGTTCTCAGGACAGGATTCGGCAGGCTCCTATACACCGGGCGAGGAAGAGATAAAGCTCTACTATCAGAGCCACAAAGGCGACTTGAAAACAGCCGAGACGAGACAGATCAGGTATTTCACGCTCAGTCCGGAAACGTTCGAAAAGAACGTCACCGTAACGGAAGACGAAATCTCCTCTTATTACAACGCCTACCCGGAAGAATTCAAGACAGTGGACGGAAAGCAGGTGCCTCTTGCCGAAGCCAAAAAAGATATAGAGTCCAGGCTCAAAGCGCAGAAGGCGGAAGGGCTTCGCCAGCAGTTCTTGTCGAGGCTCGATAATGCCGGGAGCGAAAGCGCGGGCATCGATGCGCTCGCGAAGGAGTACTCCGCAGAAACGATTAAGGAGAGCGGACCGTTTTCATTAAACGATAATCCGGGCGACATACCGCCTATGGTCACAAGGCAGGCATTCGGCACAGACAAGGGCAAAGTTGCCATGATTCCCGTAGGGACGAGTATATGGGTTATGGAAGTAGTTCAGATAACGCCTCCCAGGGAAAAAACTTTCGAAGAGGCGAAAGAGGAAGCGGCAGAATCCATTAAGCGGGAAAAATCCAAAGATGTCGCCAGAAAGAAAGCCGAAGAGTCGCTTAAGAAGCTGAAAGGCGTGAAGGATGAAAACCTCCCTGCTGAAGCCCAGAAGCTCGGTCTCGAGCTGAAGGAGACAGGATTCTTCTCACGCTCCGAGAGTGTGCCTCAGTTAAATTCTCGGTTGCTGAGCTCGGAAGCCTTCGAGCTCGACCCGGAGTCAGGCGTGCCGAACAGGATCTATGACGATGCGGACAAGTTCTACATCATATCGGTCAAGGAAGTAAAAAGCGCGAGCCCCGAGGATTTTAACGGAGCAAAAGACGCATTGATGGAACAGGAGCTCCAGAACCAGCGTTCCCAGGTCATACAGAGAATGATACAGGACCTGAGACGGCAGGCGGAGATAGTGCCTAACACAAAGATATTCCCGTCACAGGGATGA
- a CDS encoding DnaJ domain-containing protein gives MSKRALIIGSDRDYCYVLKEFLALRELFVTVVLDYKEGVERLFYEKPDLAVFENTSQEPIDTYRDAVEGSSEFEVVDFNSGQSIGTGIKPVLIFDDKSQINRLFDFLKASYSNPETEDSPDRGDEGSLGTTFYPSLLVDIYHKKKSGILSISSKTNLIIYFINGSPVFAEGGDIETAIGRILLDRGRIDEQTYEKALDIATKNKQKFGQILFEMGITSPHELNSFLEFQIQEKILKGFYYINGKYVFKGGDDFADRIVSYQVDLSKIIYEGVRRYIDVESLEEANPTIVADPRLKSDINNLGLKPRELRFVQLLKERSTVRDILEGSRLDRQETLKLLYFLSLFKLVKITGVSPDEIGRASIEKLTREKERAAGTGGEASVPADTESIFGEMKEAERGAGAESDSYTENEEPADHSYPGAEEEGGEPEPANERAEESAAWFGPPSGMEEADAEQVKSIESSVEPPEEESGNEPVYYPAGTEAEGVSGEEPTAGSYVHEIEIDQDEETGDDLTAEVGEAFLGLQFRDEGRFENGSPEPELELDRPSGNEPRDAVAEDGFSSLFQPYKDAMDEGEDDAGAESKVEFIFAGQSPGPAFAGETEEDSTLRPHSADFNERVAEFHSTMQQKDYYEILGVSQEASPEEVRDAYYKLVKCYHPDVNPNADQEIRAKAEEIFTQISTAYETLSERDKREQYDSHEELSVLKSQAKYIYEAEMTFKKGITLLIQRDYAEAEKKIREAVNMNPDEAAYLGALAWAGFLAAGDKSAVVEEVKSSLEKALKMNDKIPENNYYLASVYKYANDLRNAEKYFEKAIELDPDYIEAKREVRLIKTRKTSIKNDKKIEKNFWSSLFKK, from the coding sequence TTGTCTAAAAGAGCTCTAATAATAGGTTCTGACAGGGACTACTGCTATGTCTTGAAGGAGTTCCTGGCGCTGAGAGAGCTGTTTGTGACCGTGGTACTGGATTACAAGGAAGGCGTAGAAAGGCTTTTCTATGAAAAACCCGATCTGGCCGTATTCGAGAACACTTCCCAGGAACCCATAGATACGTACAGAGACGCCGTCGAGGGCTCAAGCGAGTTCGAGGTCGTTGACTTCAACAGCGGTCAGTCAATAGGAACCGGGATAAAGCCGGTGCTGATTTTCGACGACAAATCCCAGATAAACCGCCTCTTCGACTTTCTGAAGGCCAGTTACTCGAACCCGGAGACAGAGGATTCCCCCGACAGAGGGGACGAGGGGAGCCTGGGCACCACGTTCTATCCGAGCCTGCTTGTCGATATATACCACAAGAAGAAGAGCGGAATCCTGTCCATATCATCGAAAACGAACCTTATCATTTATTTTATCAACGGCAGCCCCGTGTTCGCGGAAGGGGGGGACATTGAGACGGCGATAGGGAGGATACTCCTCGACAGAGGCAGGATCGATGAACAGACGTATGAAAAAGCGCTGGACATAGCTACGAAAAACAAGCAGAAATTCGGCCAGATACTTTTTGAAATGGGCATCACCTCACCCCACGAGCTGAACAGCTTTCTCGAGTTCCAGATACAGGAAAAAATACTCAAGGGGTTTTATTACATAAACGGGAAATACGTATTCAAAGGCGGTGACGATTTCGCGGACAGGATAGTTTCGTATCAGGTCGATCTGTCCAAGATCATCTATGAAGGCGTAAGGAGGTATATAGACGTGGAGAGCCTCGAAGAAGCGAACCCGACAATCGTCGCCGACCCGAGGCTGAAAAGCGATATCAACAACCTCGGGCTCAAGCCCAGGGAGCTCAGGTTCGTGCAGCTCCTCAAGGAGAGGTCAACAGTAAGGGATATACTCGAGGGGTCGAGGCTCGACAGGCAGGAAACCCTCAAGCTCCTCTATTTCCTGTCGTTGTTCAAGCTGGTGAAGATAACGGGCGTGTCGCCCGATGAGATCGGCAGGGCTTCGATAGAGAAACTCACGAGAGAGAAAGAGAGGGCTGCGGGCACGGGAGGAGAAGCGAGCGTCCCGGCGGATACGGAGAGCATCTTCGGGGAAATGAAAGAGGCGGAGCGCGGAGCAGGGGCTGAGAGCGACTCCTATACCGAAAACGAAGAGCCCGCCGATCATTCATACCCAGGCGCGGAAGAGGAAGGTGGAGAGCCTGAGCCGGCGAATGAAAGAGCAGAGGAGAGTGCGGCATGGTTCGGGCCGCCGTCCGGCATGGAGGAGGCGGATGCCGAGCAGGTGAAATCCATCGAATCCTCGGTTGAGCCCCCGGAGGAAGAGAGCGGGAATGAGCCTGTATATTATCCGGCCGGAACGGAGGCGGAAGGAGTCTCGGGAGAAGAGCCCACGGCGGGCTCGTACGTCCATGAAATTGAGATCGATCAGGACGAGGAAACAGGGGACGACTTAACAGCGGAGGTTGGGGAAGCATTCCTGGGCCTGCAGTTCCGGGATGAGGGACGGTTCGAGAACGGGAGTCCGGAGCCGGAGTTAGAGCTCGATCGTCCTTCGGGCAATGAGCCCCGGGACGCCGTGGCGGAAGACGGCTTCAGCAGCCTCTTTCAGCCTTACAAGGACGCTATGGACGAGGGGGAAGACGATGCCGGCGCCGAGTCCAAGGTAGAATTTATTTTCGCGGGCCAGTCACCCGGCCCGGCGTTCGCCGGGGAGACGGAGGAAGATTCGACGCTAAGACCGCATTCCGCCGATTTCAACGAGCGGGTAGCCGAGTTCCACTCGACGATGCAGCAAAAAGATTATTACGAAATCCTGGGCGTATCTCAGGAGGCTTCTCCGGAAGAGGTAAGAGACGCCTACTATAAACTCGTAAAATGCTACCATCCCGACGTCAATCCAAACGCGGACCAGGAGATAAGGGCAAAGGCGGAAGAAATTTTCACGCAGATCTCGACCGCCTACGAGACACTATCCGAAAGGGATAAAAGGGAGCAATACGACTCGCACGAGGAGCTTTCCGTGCTCAAGTCGCAGGCGAAATACATATATGAAGCGGAAATGACCTTTAAAAAGGGCATAACCCTGCTGATCCAGCGCGATTACGCCGAAGCGGAAAAGAAGATAAGGGAAGCGGTGAACATGAACCCCGACGAAGCCGCGTATTTAGGGGCGCTCGCATGGGCAGGGTTCCTTGCTGCAGGGGACAAGTCGGCTGTCGTGGAGGAGGTCAAGAGCTCTCTCGAGAAGGCCCTGAAGATGAACGATAAAATACCGGAAAATAATTATTACCTCGCATCCGTATACAAATACGCCAACGACCTCAGGAACGCGGAAAAGTATTTCGAAAAGGCGATCGAGCTCGACCCCGATTACATCGAGGCCAAGAGGGAGGTGCGCCTTATCAAGACACGCAAAACGAGCATCAAGAACGACAAAAAGATCGAAAAAAACTTCTGGTCCAGCCTGTTCAAAAAATAA